The Streptomyces sp. Mut1 genome window below encodes:
- a CDS encoding DUF6412 domain-containing protein: MNADAMNRVRRGLSRALRPAGLLLFLLTEVLLAEGGSLSAAVALAATAAAGTALVACSVISARCATPVPRTQVRTAMRDREKRTAFLPQRDPDAQGRRRPRAPGRALLTAA, from the coding sequence ATGAATGCCGACGCCATGAACCGCGTACGCCGTGGTCTCTCCCGCGCCCTGCGCCCCGCCGGGCTCCTGCTCTTCCTCCTCACCGAAGTGCTCCTCGCCGAGGGCGGCAGCCTCTCCGCCGCCGTCGCGCTCGCCGCCACCGCGGCCGCCGGCACGGCGCTCGTCGCCTGCTCGGTCATCAGCGCCCGCTGCGCGACCCCGGTGCCCCGCACCCAGGTCCGTACCGCCATGCGCGACCGGGAGAAACGCACCGCGTTCCTCCCCCAGCGGGACCCCGACGCCCAGGGACGCCGCCGCCCCCGAGCCCCGGGCCGTGCCCTCCTGACGGCCGCGTAG
- a CDS encoding heme-degrading domain-containing protein has translation MNPTAPTISELIAQERRLTLPHFGYDDAYALGGLLVALARERHAPVAIDVRRGAQQVFHAALPGSSADNDAWIDRKRRVVERYGESSYLVGTRFRAKGTTFDEASRLDPDRYAAHGGSFPIAVEGAGVIGSVTVSGLPQAEDHALVVEALEQFVSRLGR, from the coding sequence ATGAACCCCACCGCTCCGACCATCTCCGAGCTGATCGCCCAGGAGCGCCGGCTGACCCTGCCGCATTTCGGCTACGACGACGCCTACGCGCTGGGCGGCCTGCTCGTCGCCCTGGCCCGGGAGCGGCACGCCCCGGTGGCGATCGATGTCCGGCGCGGGGCGCAGCAGGTGTTCCATGCGGCGCTGCCGGGTTCGAGCGCGGACAACGACGCGTGGATCGACCGCAAGCGCAGGGTGGTGGAGCGGTACGGGGAGAGCTCGTACCTGGTCGGTACGCGGTTCCGGGCGAAGGGGACGACGTTCGACGAGGCGTCCCGGCTGGACCCGGACAGGTACGCGGCGCACGGCGGCTCGTTCCCGATCGCGGTGGAGGGCGCGGGCGTCATCGGCTCGGTGACGGTGTCGGGGCTGCCGCAGGCGGAGGATCACGCGCTGGTGGTGGAGGCGCTGGAGCAGTTCGTGTCGCGGCTCGGCCGCTGA
- a CDS encoding Gfo/Idh/MocA family oxidoreductase: MTAHTTSGTTGSPLRVGLVGYGLAGSVFHAPLITATGGLALDTVVTTDEGRRAQARAACPGVRFAASPEELWQRADELDLIVIASPNRTHVPLARAALEAGMPVVVDKPVAGTAAEARELAALADERGLLLSVFQNRRWDNDFLTLRALLADGALGEVRRFESRYERWRPGLKGGWRESGDPREIGGLLYDLGSHVVDQALTLFGPVVRVYAESDVRRPGAAADDDTFLALTHASGVRSHLYVSATAAQLGPRFRVLGSEAGFVKYGLDPQEADLREGARPADGGAWGEEPEELWGRLGSGESPLTGGGTPVRTLPGDYPAYYAAVADALRGKGDNPVTALQAAEALDVLEAARRSAREGVTVTLRPAGTEAPVPSPAHTPEEQPV; the protein is encoded by the coding sequence ATGACCGCCCACACCACCTCCGGTACCACCGGCTCCCCCCTGCGCGTCGGACTCGTCGGCTACGGCCTGGCGGGGTCCGTCTTCCACGCCCCGCTGATCACGGCGACCGGGGGCCTCGCCCTGGACACGGTCGTCACGACGGACGAGGGGCGCCGCGCGCAGGCTCGCGCCGCCTGCCCCGGCGTGCGGTTCGCCGCGTCGCCCGAGGAACTGTGGCAGCGGGCGGACGAGCTGGACCTGATCGTCATCGCCTCGCCGAACCGGACGCACGTACCGCTGGCGCGGGCGGCGCTGGAGGCCGGGATGCCGGTGGTCGTGGACAAGCCCGTCGCCGGTACCGCGGCCGAGGCGCGGGAGCTGGCGGCGCTGGCCGATGAGCGCGGGCTGCTGCTCTCGGTGTTCCAGAACCGCCGCTGGGACAACGACTTCCTGACTCTGCGCGCGCTCCTCGCGGACGGCGCGCTGGGCGAGGTGCGGCGCTTCGAGTCGCGGTACGAGAGGTGGCGGCCCGGCTTGAAGGGCGGCTGGCGCGAGTCGGGCGACCCGCGCGAGATCGGCGGGCTGCTGTACGACCTGGGCAGCCATGTCGTCGACCAGGCGCTGACGCTGTTCGGCCCGGTGGTCCGGGTGTACGCGGAGTCGGACGTACGGCGTCCGGGCGCGGCGGCCGACGACGACACGTTCCTGGCGCTCACGCATGCCTCCGGGGTCCGCTCGCACCTGTATGTGAGCGCGACGGCGGCCCAGCTCGGCCCGCGTTTCCGGGTGCTGGGGTCAGAAGCCGGCTTCGTGAAGTACGGCCTCGACCCCCAGGAGGCCGACCTGCGCGAGGGCGCCCGCCCGGCCGACGGCGGGGCGTGGGGCGAGGAGCCCGAGGAGCTGTGGGGCCGGCTCGGCTCGGGCGAGTCCCCGCTGACGGGCGGCGGCACCCCGGTCCGCACGCTGCCGGGCGACTATCCGGCGTACTACGCGGCGGTCGCGGACGCGCTGCGCGGAAAGGGCGACAATCCGGTGACCGCCCTTCAGGCCGCCGAAGCGCTGGACGTCCTGGAGGCGGCCCGCCGCTCGGCCCGCGAGGGGGTCACCGTCACCCTGCGGCCCGCCGGCACCGAAGCCCCCGTCCCCTCCCCCGCCCACACCCCCGAGGAGCAGCCCGTATGA
- a CDS encoding sodium:solute symporter family protein, with protein MNAAVATSVFGVFMVATVALGLFAVRGRRGGEGGGGLAEWSVGGRSLGTVFIWVLMAGEGYTSFSYLGAAGWGYNYGAPVLYVVAYMSCGYAVGYVVGPLLWAYAREHGLVGITDMVAHRFARPWLGALVAVLATVFLLPYIQLQITGMGVVVSTISYGAISLNWAYFIAFAVTTGFVVVSGLRGSAWVSVLKDVLVIATLGFLAIYVPVHYFDGYGPFLDRLVTEKSEWLTFPGHGDSGLGQAWFITTSFLNSLTVVIFPTTVAGYLGAKNADVLRRNAMWLPAYNVLLFVPMLLGMAALFVVPGLVGAESNLALFKLVVDSLPAWSVGIIGVAAALSSIVPMAVFMLVIGTMWGRSVLSLFPRWERRQKGAAQLVVVVAGSLALLLTYTAPNTLVRLSLISYEGMAQLLPMVLLGLVWRRLTLAGAMSGLAVGVGVVCGFVFTENDPVWGVNAGIVALGANLAVALVVTYAGPRERDERPDEEVLARDDLDAPVGVS; from the coding sequence GTGAACGCCGCCGTCGCGACCTCCGTCTTCGGGGTCTTCATGGTGGCCACCGTCGCCCTCGGGCTGTTCGCCGTACGCGGCCGGCGCGGCGGTGAGGGCGGGGGCGGGCTCGCCGAGTGGTCGGTGGGCGGGCGCAGTCTGGGGACCGTCTTCATCTGGGTGCTGATGGCCGGTGAGGGCTACACCAGCTTCAGCTACCTCGGCGCCGCGGGCTGGGGCTACAACTACGGGGCGCCCGTTCTCTACGTCGTCGCGTACATGTCCTGCGGGTACGCCGTCGGCTACGTCGTCGGGCCGCTGCTCTGGGCGTACGCGCGCGAGCACGGACTCGTCGGGATCACCGACATGGTCGCCCACCGCTTCGCGCGGCCCTGGCTCGGCGCGCTCGTCGCCGTCCTCGCGACCGTCTTCCTGCTTCCGTACATCCAGCTCCAGATCACCGGCATGGGCGTCGTCGTCTCGACGATCTCCTACGGTGCCATCAGCCTGAACTGGGCCTACTTCATCGCCTTCGCCGTCACCACCGGCTTCGTCGTCGTCAGCGGGCTGCGCGGCAGCGCCTGGGTGTCCGTGCTGAAGGACGTCCTGGTCATCGCCACGCTCGGCTTCCTGGCGATCTACGTGCCCGTGCACTACTTCGACGGCTACGGGCCCTTCCTCGACCGGCTCGTCACCGAGAAGAGCGAGTGGCTGACCTTCCCCGGGCACGGGGACAGCGGGCTCGGGCAGGCCTGGTTCATCACCACCTCGTTCCTCAACTCCCTCACCGTCGTGATCTTCCCGACCACCGTCGCCGGCTACCTCGGCGCGAAGAACGCGGACGTGCTCCGCCGCAACGCCATGTGGCTCCCCGCCTACAACGTCCTGCTCTTCGTCCCGATGCTGCTCGGCATGGCCGCCCTGTTCGTGGTGCCGGGGCTCGTCGGCGCCGAGTCCAACCTCGCCCTCTTCAAGCTCGTCGTGGACTCGCTGCCCGCCTGGTCGGTCGGGATCATCGGGGTCGCCGCCGCGCTGTCCTCGATCGTGCCCATGGCCGTCTTCATGCTGGTCATCGGCACCATGTGGGGGCGGAGCGTGCTCTCGCTCTTCCCGCGCTGGGAGCGGCGGCAGAAGGGCGCGGCCCAGCTGGTCGTCGTGGTCGCCGGAAGCCTCGCGCTCCTGCTCACCTACACCGCCCCGAACACCCTCGTCCGGCTCTCGCTCATCTCGTACGAGGGCATGGCGCAGCTGCTCCCCATGGTGCTGCTGGGGCTCGTATGGCGGCGGCTGACGTTGGCCGGGGCGATGAGCGGGCTCGCGGTCGGGGTCGGTGTGGTGTGCGGCTTCGTGTTCACGGAGAACGATCCGGTGTGGGGCGTGAACGCGGGCATCGTCGCCCTCGGTGCCAACCTCGCCGTCGCGCTCGTGGTCACGTACGCCGGTCCGCGCGAGCGCGACGAGCGGCCCGACGAGGAGGTACTGGCCCGGGACGACCTGGACGCGCCCGTCGGGGTGAGCTGA
- a CDS encoding YidC/Oxa1 family membrane protein insertase gives MSAFMSAFASLVGALADVLHPLFRNGSTAAAIILFTALVRLAVHPLSRAAARGQKAQRRLQPQIAELRKKHAKNPERMQKALMELHREEKVSPFSGCLPSLLQMPAFFLLYHLFSSQKIGDEANALLGHQLFDAPLGERWHDALSHGGVFGAQGLVYLGLFAIVAAVATFNYGRTKRQMAANPVTPATGPDGQPMPGMGAMTRMMPLMSFFTLFTVGFVPLAAALYVVTSTTWTAIERAYLYRDMPAPGAAVATAA, from the coding sequence ATGTCCGCCTTCATGTCCGCTTTCGCCAGCCTGGTCGGCGCCCTCGCCGACGTGCTCCACCCGCTCTTCCGGAACGGCTCCACCGCCGCCGCGATCATCCTGTTCACCGCGCTCGTCCGGCTCGCCGTGCACCCTCTGTCCCGGGCCGCCGCGCGCGGGCAGAAAGCACAGCGCCGGCTCCAGCCGCAGATCGCCGAGCTGCGCAAGAAGCACGCCAAGAACCCCGAGCGGATGCAGAAGGCGCTCATGGAGCTGCACCGCGAGGAGAAGGTCTCGCCGTTCTCCGGCTGCCTGCCGAGCCTGTTGCAGATGCCGGCCTTCTTCCTGCTCTACCACCTCTTCTCCAGCCAGAAGATCGGTGACGAGGCCAACGCGCTCCTCGGCCACCAGCTCTTCGACGCCCCACTCGGCGAGCGCTGGCACGACGCGCTGTCGCACGGCGGAGTGTTCGGCGCGCAGGGCCTCGTCTACCTGGGCCTCTTCGCGATCGTGGCCGCCGTCGCCACGTTCAACTACGGGCGCACGAAGCGCCAGATGGCCGCCAACCCCGTCACCCCGGCCACCGGCCCCGACGGTCAGCCGATGCCGGGCATGGGGGCCATGACCAGGATGATGCCGCTGATGTCCTTCTTCACCCTCTTCACCGTCGGCTTCGTGCCGCTGGCCGCCGCCCTGTACGTGGTCACGAGCACCACCTGGACCGCGATCGAGCGGGCCTACCTGTACCGGGACATGCCCGCCCCCGGCGCCGCGGTCGCCACCGCGGCGTGA
- a CDS encoding fumarylacetoacetate hydrolase family protein, whose translation MKLLRVGTAGAERPALLDQDGTLRDLSGIVPDIDAALLADADALARVRAAAAAPGELPALDAEGLRVGPPLARIGKIVCIGLNYHDHAAETGAQIPDEPILFFKAPDTVVGPEDTVLVPRGSVKTDWEVELAVVIGRTARYLETAEEGLAHVAGYAVAHDVSEREFQIERGGTWDKGKNCETFNPLGPWLVTADEVPDPQALPLRLWVNGELKQDGTTAEQIFPVGEVVRYLSRFMTLYPGDVINTGTPAGVAMGRPEPKPYLRAGDVVELEIEGLGRQRQELKDA comes from the coding sequence TTGAAGCTGCTTCGTGTGGGTACGGCAGGCGCGGAACGACCGGCTCTGCTGGACCAGGACGGAACCCTGCGCGACCTGTCGGGCATCGTCCCCGACATCGACGCCGCGCTGCTCGCGGACGCGGACGCGCTCGCCCGGGTACGGGCCGCGGCCGCCGCCCCCGGCGAGCTGCCCGCGCTCGACGCCGAAGGGCTGCGGGTGGGCCCGCCGCTCGCCCGGATCGGCAAGATCGTGTGCATCGGGCTGAACTACCACGACCACGCCGCGGAGACCGGGGCGCAGATCCCCGACGAGCCGATCCTGTTCTTCAAGGCGCCGGACACCGTCGTCGGGCCCGAGGACACCGTGCTCGTGCCGCGCGGCAGCGTGAAGACCGACTGGGAGGTCGAGCTCGCCGTCGTCATCGGGCGCACCGCCCGCTACCTGGAGACCGCCGAGGAAGGACTCGCGCACGTCGCCGGATACGCGGTCGCCCACGACGTCTCCGAGCGCGAGTTCCAGATCGAGCGCGGCGGCACCTGGGACAAGGGCAAGAACTGCGAGACGTTCAACCCGCTGGGCCCCTGGCTGGTGACCGCCGACGAGGTGCCCGACCCGCAGGCGCTGCCGCTGAGGCTCTGGGTCAACGGCGAGCTGAAGCAGGACGGCACGACCGCCGAGCAGATCTTCCCGGTCGGCGAGGTCGTCCGGTATCTGAGCCGGTTCATGACGCTCTACCCGGGCGACGTGATCAACACCGGGACGCCGGCCGGTGTCGCGATGGGGCGGCCCGAGCCCAAGCCGTATCTGCGGGCGGGCGATGTCGTGGAGCTGGAGATCGAGGGGCTGGGACGGCAGCGGCAGGAGCTGAAGGACGCGTAA
- a CDS encoding DUF3311 domain-containing protein translates to MLVPYVLYLGALPFVNRVRPVVLGLPFLFLWLLGATLLTPVAVWLTRRGDRR, encoded by the coding sequence TTGCTGGTCCCCTACGTGCTCTACCTCGGCGCGCTGCCGTTCGTGAACCGGGTGCGGCCCGTCGTTCTCGGGCTGCCGTTCCTCTTCCTCTGGCTGCTCGGAGCGACCCTGCTGACCCCCGTTGCCGTGTGGCTGACCCGGCGGGGGGACCGCCGGTGA